One Patescibacteria group bacterium genomic window, ATACTCCATACATTTTTTCCTCTAAACTCCCTATAAATTCTTTGGCGTACCAATCACCCATGTTCCAAATATCTACAAATGTTTGTGTAATATCAGTTACCTTTTGACCCTTTAGATATTCCGGAATTTTTAGCACAAAAACATTGGGTTCTTTCTTGGCGTTCTTTGGAAAGCGATCTATGACCCGAGACAATTCATTTCCATCTAGATAAAAATATACTTTGGAATAATCGGAGGGTGCTTCCTCATTAGTAATCTTTGCAAACGCGCTATACCCCGCATATACCGCGTCTGGTGGCACCAAACCTTCTATTTGATGTATCGATTCGGGAAAATGCGTTCTGTAAATTAGATCTCTCTCTAGATTTCTAAAACTTGCCCAATAGTAAAGAAGTTTTTTAAAGTCTTGCAAAACAAAAAACTTTGTCTCTTTTCTTATTGCCCCTATTGCAGTTGGGGTTTTTAAAGCAAAATTTACTGTGGATAAGGAAAATCCAAAATTCCGCGCGATTTCTTGTTGTGTAAAGCGAAACACCCCCTAGGACAAGGCGGTTTGTAAAATGTAGTGCCAGATTGTTTCTATTTTCTTCATACATAATGTATTGTATTTCTATAATCATAGAAAGTAAAGAACCAAATCGCCTTCGGCGAAATAATTATTATGTAATATTCTTGACATCTTGTTGTAAACTTAAAAATCCTCTCTTGAGACACATTACAAGTATGGTAGTATTCTCTTAATGACCCAGATACAAGAAGACACAAAATACATTCAAGAAAATTTTTCTGGTGATTATTTGCAACTAAAGTGTTTTCTTGAGACTAACAAGCTTTTAATATTTTTTTTGACTCCAAAAATGGGAGGCAAAAGCACTTACATTGGGTTCTTAAAAGAGCTTTTTCCCGATAAATTTAGTGTGATTTCTACCGCGTGAGCTCCTTCCCAAACCATAGCCACTTGTGGTTTACCCACTAAATCCTCTAATAACATTCCTCGAACCCATTTGCCAATTTCTATAATGTCACGATTGTCTTCTACCCCTCGTTTTTGTCTTGAATCTTTAGTCTTTTCCCCCACTTGCTTATACCACCACTCTTTATCGGGATATTGCTTTGCTATGGCATCTTTGTCGGGAACAACCATCTTAATTGCCACAAGTTTTAGTCCAACCCGTTCCAAACGATGAATTATCTCGCCAATTAGACCCTTTTGAATCGCCTCATTTTTAATGGAAATAAATGTTTGTTCTTTTTGCATAGTGTTTTGTTAAACTCCCCTAATTTCCCTTAAAATCCCTTAATTATTATCTAATATAATCTCTTCGACACTATATTCCCCATTGGCATACAATCTCAATAACGAAAATCTGGGAGTTTGCAAGTTTCTTTCTTCCGTTAAAGCACCAATGACTATATGTTTAAGCGAGGAGCGAACAGAATCGGGAGTTTCTGAAGAAAAATGCGCGTCCCCGGCAAACACCGCTTTGACATTGGATTTTCTGACTCGTTCTAATAGTTGAGAATCTTTCCCCAACGGATACAACGGCTCGTGTAAAAAAAGGTATTTATCTTCATTTTTAAATTTAAAATTAACTTCGTTCACGAAGCTGGCGAAGCCAGTAATTGATTTCAAATTTCCACATTCAGAGGATGTTTCGCAAAGCGAAATAATTTCGAATTTCAAATTTATGCTGTTCCAAGTTAAAACGAGCCCATCTAGGATCTCCCCAAAAACATTGGCAAAATTGTTTATACTGGGACTCCCGTTCCACTCGCTGACATAGTATTCGTGATCTCCCGGCAAAACAAAATACTCTAATCCCGACTCATCCAATCCTTTTTTGGCATTTGTCAGTTCCTCCAAAGTTCCCACATTGCTCATATCTCCCAGATGTATGACAAAATCTACCTTATTTTCTTTAGCAATCTCAAGTGCCATCTGCAAGTTATCATTATAATTATGTGTATCTGCAACCAAAGCTATTGTCAATACTGGTATCTTGTTTGCTAATTGGGGATTTTCGGTGGTAATAACGGTCGTGGTTGGCTTTGATGTCACAGCCATAATAACGGCTGTAAACATTATACCTAAGACAAAGACAATAAAAAAACGACGAAGTTTTAGCATAATCACATCTTTTCTGGGGCAGTAATTCCAAGCAAATCCAGAGTATTTTTTAATACTTGCCTCGAAGCTTTTACAATTTCCAAGCGTTGTTCCTCTTGAGGACTGCCAAGAATTGTACAAGTCTCATAAAACTTGTGGAATCTGTCCGCTAAACGCAAAGCATAACCCGTTAGCTCGTGAACTTTGTAGGTTTGAGCGATGTCTTCGACTAAGTCTGGAAAGTATATTAGCTCTCTTACTAGGCTTCTTTCAATGGGGTCGAACCCCAATACACCTGCCCGCAACGCTTCGCGTAGCGAGGCGGGCGGGGGATCGGATGCTTTCATAGGGGTTCGACCCCTATGTTCCCCTTCTCCTTCAGCTTTCCCAAGCACCGAACACATTCTAGCGTGCGCGTACTGAACATAATAAACTGGATTTTCTTTTGATTGCTTTTTAGCTAGATCCAAATCAAATTTAATATGACTTTGGGCGTCTTTGTCCAAAAAGAACCACCTTAAGGCGTCTGCCCCAACCTCGTTTAAGACTTCTTGCGCTGTCACAAAATTTCCCGTTCTCTTGTGCATACTAACCTCTTGACCATGTCGGATTAATGTTACCCATTGGTACAAAACAACCTGCAACTTGTCTTTATGACCCAAAGCATTCATCGCGGCTTGCATCCTAGGAATATGCCCAAAATGATTTGCCCCCCAAACATCAATCAGAAGATCGTTTCCCTCATCAAGTTTTTGCAAGTGATAGGCGATGTCATTGGCAAAATAGGTCTTTGCTCCGTCACTTTTTACAACTACACACTCCCTATCTGCCAACAAATCATCGTGAGGAGCAAACCACAAGGCTCCATCTTTTTGCTTTAAAAGGTTCTTTTCTGTTAAAACCTCAACTGTGAGGTCTGTCTTAATTTGACTCTCCTTGGAGATTTTGTCAAACTTTATTCCAATTTTTTGACATACTTCTAAAATATCTTTTAAATAGTATTCCACAGCAACTTTTCCAAGATTCATAGGGGTCTGACCCCCTAAATCCGAAAGGCGTTTTGCATTGGGGTCAGACCCCATTTGATCCGCCAGATCTTTGATATAACTACCCTTGTAACCACCCTCGGGCAAAACAGCCTCTTCTCCTTTTGCCTTTTTAATATAATATAAAATTGATTCCCCAAGCCTAGCCACCTGCACACCTAGATTGTTGTGATAGTATTCCCGAGTAACTTGATATCCCGATTTTGCAAGAACGCTAGCCAAAACATCCCCAATTGGCCCGCCCCGAGCGTTTCCTATATGCAAAGGCCCTGTGGGATTCGCGCTGACGAACTCCACATTCACTCTTTTACCTTTACCAAAGCTATTTTCCCCGTATGTACCTTTACTACTATTTATATCCTCTATGACTTTTACGATTTCTGCATCTAAAAGGGAAAAATTGATAAACCCCGGCTTAACTGCTGTTACTAAAGCAAAATTAGCAATTGCGGGGTTTAAATCTGTAATTATTTGTTGCGCAACCTTCATAGGATCTTGGGAGAGCTTTTTTGCCAAAATTAGGGCAATATTTGTCGCATAATCGCCAAATTGCTCGTTGTCTACTTTAAAGACCGCAGCTTGCGTTTTATCCTTTAGAATTTTTCTTATATTTTCCTGCATACATTAACCCCTCATAGTAAATAAAATCTTAAACAACTATTTTGTAAAAAATGTGTTCTTTATTTCTTGTTATCCAGTCATAAAATGGTAATACCATCCTATAGAATATAGACCAAACATCTCAACTTTCTCCTGTGACAAAAAACACAGTATCCTATAGCAGTAATGGGGTGCCGAAGCTAGCACTCGTAACCATTTTCTGCTAATTGCATTTCAGCACGCTTGCCTATCTAATATCTCCCTTTTTTGTAGTTACTTTTATCTCCCCACCCATTGTCACTTCAAAATTTATATCACCGCAGTCTTTTGTAGTTAGCACTTTAGTGCCAAGGGACTCTAAAAAAGCGACTAGCTCTAAACTTGGATGACCGTAATTATTTTTTCCAACCGGTATAACCGCATATTTAGGTCTTATCTTATTGTAAAACTCGGGCAAAAAAGAGCCTGCCGAGCCTTGGTGGGGAACTTTGACCACATCAACAGGTCCTGTTTGGGGCAACACCCCCAACACCGTGCTTGTTACATCACCTAAATACAACACCTTAAAGTTACCATATTCTAACAAAAATACCAATGAAGTATCATTTAAATCCCCAGGATCCACAAAGCAATATTGACCGCAGTTTTTACTCTTAACTTCTTTGGGAGGCCAAAGTATTTTAATTAAAACATTCTTACCCCAAGAAGGAAGTACCATGGTATCTCCAGCAAAAGCAACCCTCTCACTGCCCGCTAAATATGTGTCATTTTGTGATAAATCTACCGAAGATAGCAGGAAAGTAGTTTTGTAATACCGCAGTACCTCTTTTAGCCCCGTGGCATGATCCGCATGCTCGTGGGTCAAAATGCCAATTGCAAGAGACCTGTTTAGTGGTCCTAAGTCCCATCCCAACTTATTTAAAACCGTGCTGTCTGGACCGCCATCAATAATTACTGATAAATTCGGTAGAATTTTAACTAAACTGGAATCTCCTTGACCCACGTCGTAAAACCTAAGAACGAGATTTTTGTGGGGTTTAAATTGCAAATAGGAAAATATTAAGCCGAATGATATTAAGGCCGAAAGAAAAAAGTAGTTGGCGTGTGTGCTTGTATTTGTTTTTGTATTGGTATTCTCCCTAATCATATCTCCCCTATACTACCCTATCTAGCTTATTTCTCCTCTTGCTGTTTAGGTACAAAATCAACAACAGCATTGCGTAGTATACAGCTAACACTCCCAACGAAAACCGATATTGCACAAAACCTAGCTTAAAATAAGACAATAGCGTAGTAGTTACGACAAAATAGTTTAACAAGGCATAAACTCCAAAAGCTACAATGTTAGAAATAATTGGAATTTTAACCAAAAACAAAAAGGCAATCCCTGAAATTGTGGCGTACGGTACTACCCAAAGACATAAAAAGTTAGTAAAAATTGAGATTAAAGACACATTACCAAAGTAATAAGAGACCAAGGGAAATACCATAATTTGGGCAGCTAGTGTAGTAGAGAGTGACTCCTCTAAACCATAAAATGTAAATTTTACATATTGCGACAACGGTTTTTCCAAGAGCATTATTCCTAAAAAAGCGCCAAAGGACATGGTAAAGCTAGGGTCTGTAATATAATTAGGATTAATAAACAACATGACAAACGCACACAAGATAGCAAGTCTTAGCCCATTAATTTGGCGCCCAAAAAGCTTGCCCCAAAATACAACAATAAAAAAACTGGAGGCTCGTAATACTGGCGGACTAAATCCCACTAATACGACAAATATGATCAAAGAAACAAGGATCACAAAAAATCTGGCTAAATTCTTCTTGAGAAGTATTACATAGGGAAACAAGAATCCAATTAAGACACCCACATTGTACCCCGAAACTACTGCGACATGGATTGTACCCGTTTGAACCAATATATTATAAAAATCCCTGCCTATGTACCCCTTTTCCCCTAAGGTTAGACCAAGCAAAAGCCCAGCGTGGGGTTGCACAATTTTTTTAAGTGTCGCGTTTGACAGGTTGTTCCGCAAGGTACTAGCTGTATGCAAAACTTTTCCCACAGGAGTTACATTATCACTTATTGTTATGTTATAAGCAGAAATATCATAACGACTATTTACTAAAGTAATCTTACCTTCTACACGCGCTGTTTCGCCTGTTTTAGGGATTACGCTACACCTATAACATGATATACTGTATCCCTTTATGCTAAAGGTTGTTTTTTCACTAAAGGAGGTTTTGCTGTCCAAAACCATTCCCTGTATTGTGACATCTTGCCCATCCTTAAAGATGACACTGCTAGTTTGATACCGAATAAACAACAGTGTGCCAAAAAGTATAATTTGTAAAATTGTGGTAAATCGTATCACTTTGTCGTAATTAAATCTTTCATCCCATCAAATTTTGCCCTGCCTATATTTGTTACTCTCATTATCTCTTCTATAGATGTAAATGCCCCATTTGTTTCCCTGTATTCAATAATTCCCTTGGCGATGGAAGGCCCAATTCCGGGTAGAGTATCCAACTGCGCCTCGGAAGCGGTGTTGATGTTTACCAAACCACTCGATTCGGACGATAGGGGTGATTCGGAAGATGGGATAGATATGTTATTGACGGGTACACCTGATTCTGCACCTAAGGCGCTTCCGCAGGTATATGTAATTTCTAAGGGCTGTGATCGGCCAGAAACTATCATAAAGTATGTCAAAAGACTAAATATCACCCCACCCAACAAAAAAGCTCCCGTTACAAGAGCTTTAATTTTAGGGCTATAAAGCAGACTAAGACCTAAATCCATATGGCTACATTAAACTACAAAATTAACAATTTTTCCCTCAATATATATTTCTTTTCTGATGGTTTTATCCTCAAGCATCTTTTTTATTGCAGGAGAATTTTTGACAATGTTTAAAACGAACTCCTGGTTCCCTACTTTGAGTGCATCCACGGTAATTTGACCACGCAACTTGCCGTTTACAGTAATTGGAATTACAATTGACTCCTCTTGGAGCAATTTGGGGTCAGCTACAGGCCAGACCTCTTTATGCACCGAAACAAAAGAATTCTTTTTATCGGCAAAATAAGTCTGCCACAAATCCTCCGCCATAAATGGCGCAAAAGGAGCCAGCATTTTAACTGCGCTTGAGACATCTGCGCTTGACAAACTTCCCTTTTCCCAAACATTGACTAAATCCATTAGAGCCGAGATACAGGTGTTAAACTTTAAATCCTCGATATCTTGCGAGATACTCGCAATAGTTTTAGCCAGCTTCTTTTTTGCATCAATCTTAGACGCTTTTGATTTAGCATCGCGGTTTACAAGCTGCCAAAACCTCTGCAAGAACCTGGTGACACCGCTTATCCCGCTATCGTTAAAATCTCCCCCTTGAGAGTAAGGACCCAAAAACATTAAATAGATTCTAAAGGCATCGGCGCCAATTTTAGCAATGTATTCATCGGGGTTTACAATATTACCTACACTTTTGCTCATTTTTGACCCGCTCTTAGTAATTAACCCATGAGCAAAAAACTTTTTGAATGGCTCATCAAATGTCATATACCCCATATCATGCAACGCCATGGTTAAAAATCGCGTGTACATTAAATGCAAAACCGAGTGCTCTGCTCCACCAATGTACAAGTGGACAGGAAACCATTTTTTAAAAGATTCTGATTTAGAATCAAAAGCCACATCTTCTCTCTTTGAATAGGGGTACCTATAAAAATACCAACCGCTATCCAAAAAGTTATCCGAGGTATCAGTCTCTCTTGTCGCTTTACTATGACAAATAGGACAAGTGGTGTTAACAAATTCCGACACATTAGCCAACGGACCTCGCCCATCGCCTTTGGGTTTCCAATCCTCTACATAGGGAAGCTCAACTGGCAAATCGTTTTCGGGAACCGGAACAGTACCACATTTATCACAATAGATGATAGGAATGGGGGCGCTCCAATAGCGTTGGCGGGAGATAAGCCAATCGCGTAATTTGTAATTTACCGCAAATTCCCCGCAGTTTTCCCGCGCCAGTTTTTTGACAATTGCCTTTGCTCCTTCTTGAGAATTAAGCCCCGTAAATTCTCCGGAGTTGATGAGAGTTCCCTCCCCTTCATAGGGAGTAATTAGGGATAATCCCTCCTTTTTTGACACAACTTCTATAACAGGTAGTTTATACTTTTTAGCAAATTCGAAATCTCTTTCGTCGTGGGCGGGAACTGCCATAATAGCTCCCGTTCCGTAGCCTGCTAACACATAATAGGCAATCCAAACTGGTATCTGTTCCTCATTGATTGGGTTGACGGCGTACGCCCCAGTAAAAACCCCTGTTTTTTCTTTAGTTAAATTGGTTCTTTCTATTTCTGTCTTTGCAGTCGCCTGTTTGACATATTCTTTTACTTGTCCTCGTTGATCCTCAGTTGTAATTGATTCAACCAGCGGATGTTCTGGAGCAAGCACCAAATATGTCGCTCCAAAAAGAGTATCGGGTCGGGTTGTAAAAACTTCTATTTCGATTCTAGGGGGTACTACCCCTACGGGGTAGTACCCCATTTCTGGACGCTGAAGCTTAAACTTTACTCTGGATCCTTCACTCTTCCCTATCCAATTCCTCTGTGCCTCAATAACTTTTTTGCTCCAGTTGATCTTATCTAGATTACCCAATAATCGGTCGGCATATTGAGTAATTTTAAAGAACCACTGCATCAAAACCTTTTGTTGCACGATGGAGTGGCACCTTTCGCACTCTCCCCCCACCACCTGCTCATCGGCTAGCACTGTCTTGCAGGAACTGCACC contains:
- a CDS encoding metallophosphoesterase translates to MLKLRRFFIVFVLGIMFTAVIMAVTSKPTTTVITTENPQLANKIPVLTIALVADTHNYNDNLQMALEIAKENKVDFVIHLGDMSNVGTLEELTNAKKGLDESGLEYFVLPGDHEYYVSEWNGSPSINNFANVFGEILDGLVLTWNSINLKFEIISLCETSSECGNLKSITGFASFVNEVNFKFKNEDKYLFLHEPLYPLGKDSQLLERVRKSNVKAVFAGDAHFSSETPDSVRSSLKHIVIGALTEERNLQTPRFSLLRLYANGEYSVEEIILDNN
- a CDS encoding arginine--tRNA ligase, whose product is MQENIRKILKDKTQAAVFKVDNEQFGDYATNIALILAKKLSQDPMKVAQQIITDLNPAIANFALVTAVKPGFINFSLLDAEIVKVIEDINSSKGTYGENSFGKGKRVNVEFVSANPTGPLHIGNARGGPIGDVLASVLAKSGYQVTREYYHNNLGVQVARLGESILYYIKKAKGEEAVLPEGGYKGSYIKDLADQMGSDPNAKRLSDLGGQTPMNLGKVAVEYYLKDILEVCQKIGIKFDKISKESQIKTDLTVEVLTEKNLLKQKDGALWFAPHDDLLADRECVVVKSDGAKTYFANDIAYHLQKLDEGNDLLIDVWGANHFGHIPRMQAAMNALGHKDKLQVVLYQWVTLIRHGQEVSMHKRTGNFVTAQEVLNEVGADALRWFFLDKDAQSHIKFDLDLAKKQSKENPVYYVQYAHARMCSVLGKAEGEGEHRGRTPMKASDPPPASLREALRAGVLGFDPIERSLVRELIYFPDLVEDIAQTYKVHELTGYALRLADRFHKFYETCTILGSPQEEQRLEIVKASRQVLKNTLDLLGITAPEKM
- a CDS encoding ComEC/Rec2 family competence protein — protein: MIRFTTILQIILFGTLLFIRYQTSSVIFKDGQDVTIQGMVLDSKTSFSEKTTFSIKGYSISCYRCSVIPKTGETARVEGKITLVNSRYDISAYNITISDNVTPVGKVLHTASTLRNNLSNATLKKIVQPHAGLLLGLTLGEKGYIGRDFYNILVQTGTIHVAVVSGYNVGVLIGFLFPYVILLKKNLARFFVILVSLIIFVVLVGFSPPVLRASSFFIVVFWGKLFGRQINGLRLAILCAFVMLFINPNYITDPSFTMSFGAFLGIMLLEKPLSQYVKFTFYGLEESLSTTLAAQIMVFPLVSYYFGNVSLISIFTNFLCLWVVPYATISGIAFLFLVKIPIISNIVAFGVYALLNYFVVTTTLLSYFKLGFVQYRFSLGVLAVYYAMLLLILYLNSKRRNKLDRVV
- a CDS encoding helix-hairpin-helix domain-containing protein, with translation MDLGLSLLYSPKIKALVTGAFLLGGVIFSLLTYFMIVSGRSQPLEITYTCGSALGAESGVPVNNISIPSSESPLSSESSGLVNINTASEAQLDTLPGIGPSIAKGIIEYRETNGAFTSIEEIMRVTNIGRAKFDGMKDLITTK
- the leuS gene encoding leucine--tRNA ligase; translation: MNNASYDFAEMEKKWSSVWDKTDLYKCNIEHAKKPFYNLWMFPYPSGARMHVGHAYASTGSDIIGRYKRMQGFEVFQPMGFDAFGIHGENYALKVGRHPQELMEELCDRFRDEQFKAIGHGYDWSCEVRTYQPEYYKWTQWIFLQLYKAGLAERKEAKVNWCSSCKTVLADEQVVGGECERCHSIVQQKVLMQWFFKITQYADRLLGNLDKINWSKKVIEAQRNWIGKSEGSRVKFKLQRPEMGYYPVGVVPPRIEIEVFTTRPDTLFGATYLVLAPEHPLVESITTEDQRGQVKEYVKQATAKTEIERTNLTKEKTGVFTGAYAVNPINEEQIPVWIAYYVLAGYGTGAIMAVPAHDERDFEFAKKYKLPVIEVVSKKEGLSLITPYEGEGTLINSGEFTGLNSQEGAKAIVKKLARENCGEFAVNYKLRDWLISRQRYWSAPIPIIYCDKCGTVPVPENDLPVELPYVEDWKPKGDGRGPLANVSEFVNTTCPICHSKATRETDTSDNFLDSGWYFYRYPYSKREDVAFDSKSESFKKWFPVHLYIGGAEHSVLHLMYTRFLTMALHDMGYMTFDEPFKKFFAHGLITKSGSKMSKSVGNIVNPDEYIAKIGADAFRIYLMFLGPYSQGGDFNDSGISGVTRFLQRFWQLVNRDAKSKASKIDAKKKLAKTIASISQDIEDLKFNTCISALMDLVNVWEKGSLSSADVSSAVKMLAPFAPFMAEDLWQTYFADKKNSFVSVHKEVWPVADPKLLQEESIVIPITVNGKLRGQITVDALKVGNQEFVLNIVKNSPAIKKMLEDKTIRKEIYIEGKIVNFVV